Proteins encoded within one genomic window of Synechococcus sp. PCC 7335:
- a CDS encoding DUF2470 domain-containing protein, whose translation MTDSKLATSKTATSKPANSKPATSKTDRQRNGAPLTDKLLLAITRHLNQDHLEDILACAKAVPPKDRAMDWAEQASIAQLDAAGMTLEVTGPNQSQSLRIDFLEPAQGVLSLRCLLAEMITESRAQLGWSAAIDDS comes from the coding sequence TTGACAGATTCAAAGCTGGCAACCTCAAAGACGGCAACCTCAAAGCCAGCAAATTCAAAGCCGGCAACTTCAAAGACGGATCGCCAGCGAAATGGCGCTCCCCTAACTGATAAATTACTGCTGGCAATCACCCGGCATTTAAACCAAGATCACCTTGAGGACATATTGGCCTGCGCCAAGGCTGTGCCTCCCAAAGATCGGGCAATGGATTGGGCAGAACAGGCAAGCATTGCTCAGTTAGATGCCGCTGGGATGACGCTTGAGGTCACAGGACCTAACCAGAGCCAGTCCTTACGAATTGATTTTTTAGAACCGGCTCAAGGCGTGCTGTCTCTGCGGTGTCTGTTGGCTGAAATGATTACGGAAAGTCGCGCCCAGCTAGGGTGGAGCGCGGCAATAGATGACTCATAA